In the genome of Denticeps clupeoides chromosome 13, fDenClu1.1, whole genome shotgun sequence, one region contains:
- the LOC114801713 gene encoding dynein regulatory complex protein 11: MAHSTYNKLWAEAQNELSCLLTEELPDQPLKPEKDRVVFFQRVATMYVRYVQIFRQLEVAYDQIVHPQKMRAIRGILDGVMGRVLELKNEMVEKEFSEYHYMDDVIQDLKLTPADIEIPIPRYFANERGNILSERNMAIYSAIGKVERNKAPGPQALKLEEAIKIIQVSERARQGRLRARFMREIQRDEERQQKAKDSELGPAAFDQAAVCIQKVWKGFVQRKKTKWEREEEMIFLGMAMGPRHFQPCATVAAADAIEQRRRQKQREHEDDYQKATVSVTGLLRESEGPDMKETLKDQIRQWFFECRDATGSFPEYPEEEDGGSAIIFAEKTPQQLMDELAAKEEEDASKAPKGKEERMDKGKKDKGKGEEEEEEPGLKMLPSAFLKDLEAAHKSYAETWENRNEDGNFSQRHDMELIKEEKRKELETEIRKQVDELMRQELAHWRLAVDKDKGGKAKGSPKKKKGTKSGKKKKKEKDLTSFRTVESLYQELVKEGLLKKAEDIKLQDYLGDYSYLGTTLRQNDIEPMPSLSDVRQLITLYAIVPLGSQAVHENAPLVKAILLVGPAGVGKKMLVHAICRETGANLFNLSPLNLVGKYPGRNGLQMMVHMVFKVAKIMQPSVVWIGDAEKMFYKKVPKEEKELDPKRLKKDLPKAMKAIKPGDRVLVIGTTREPFHADLKSICKVFSKIVLIPRPDYASRFVMWRELIVRNGGEMSSALDISSLAKISDGYTQGQMVEVVRGLLTERRLQQLQRRPLTAAEFVSPLAKMDPVFQAEEEALKDWYAKTPMGRKRVKAASGKEGEDEPPVKAGKDGKKKGKK; the protein is encoded by the exons ATGGCGCACAG CACCTACAATAAACTCTGGGCTGAGGCCCAGAACGAGCTCAGCTGCCTTCTGACCGAAGAGCTTCCTGACCAGCCGCTAAAACCCGAAAAGGACAGGGTGGTGTTCTTCCAACGAGTGGCAACCATGTATGTGCGATATGTTCAGATTTTCAGGCAGCTGGAGGTGGCCTATGACCAGATAGTCCACCCCCAGAAGATGAGGGCGATCAGAGGCATTCTCGACGGCGTCATGGGCCGTGTGCTGGAGCTTAAAAACGAGATGGTGGAGAAGGAATTCTCCGAGTATCATTACATGGACGATGTGATTCAGGACTTGAAACTGACACCT gCAGACATTGAGATTCCAATTCCAAGATATTTTGCTAATGAACGTGGCAATATTCTGTCAGAGAGAAACATGGCCATCTATAGTGCAATCGGAAAGGTGGAAAGAAACAAA GCTCCTGGACCCCAGGCCTTAAAACTTGAGGAAGCCATTAAGATAATCCAGGTATCTGAGAGGGCTAGACAGGGCCGACTGCGGGCCAGGTTTATGAGAGAGATCCAGAGAGATGAGGAAAGACAACAGAAGGCTAAGGACTCAGAGCTGGGGCCGGCCGCCTTTGACCAGGCTGCAGTGTGCATTCAGAAG gtgTGGAAAGGTTTCGTCCAGCGAAAGAAAACAAAGTGGGAACGAGAAGAGGAGATGATATTTCTGGGCATG GCCATGGGTCCTCGCCACTTCCAGCCGTGCGCCACAGTCGCAGCTGCGGACGCCATCGAGCAGCGCAGGcgacagaaacagagagagcaTGAGGACGACTACCAGAAGGCCACTGTGTCTGTCACCGGACTACTTCGAGAAAGTGAGGGGCCAGACATGAAGGAGACTTTGAAGGACCAGATCCGCCAGTGGTTCTTCGAATGCCG TGATGCAACGGGCTCCTTTCCTGAATACCCAGAGGAAGAAGATGGAGGGTCAGCCATCATTTTTGCAGAAAAAACTCCACAGCAG TTAATGGATGAATTGGCagcaaaggaagaagaagatgcCAGCAAAGCCCCCAaagggaaggaggagaggatgGATAAAGGGAAGAAAGACAAGGGAAAGGGCGAGGAAGAG GAGGAAGAACCCGGCCTGAAGATGCTGCCGTCTGCTTTCCTGAAAGACCTCGAGGCCGCACACAAAAGCTATGCGG AGACATGGGAGAATCGAAACGAGGACGGCAATTTCAGTCAGAGGCACGACATGGAGCTGATtaaggaagagaagagaaaggagCTCGAGACTGAAATCAGGAAGCAG GTAGATGAGCTGATGAGGCAAGAACTGGCTCACTGGAGACTGGCGGTGGATAAAGACAAAGGGGGAAAAGCTAAAGGAAGCCCCAAG aaaaagaaaggaacaaaaagtggaaaaaagaaaaagaaagagaaagacttGACATCTTTTAG GACTGTTGAGTCCTTATATCAGGAGTTAGTCAAGGAGGGTCTTTTAAAAAAGGCAGAAGACATTAAACTACAAGATTATCTTG GAGACTATAGCTACCTTGGAACTACTTTAagacaaaatgacattgaaCCCATGCCATCCTTGTCAGACGTCCGTCAGCTCATTACCCTCTATGCTATTGTACCTTTAG GTTCTCAAGCGGTCCATGAAAATGCTCCCCTAGTTAAGGCCATCCTCCTGGTGGGGCCTGCAGGCGTGGGTAAGAAGATGCTGGTACACGCCATCTGTCGTGAGACGGGTGCCAACCTGTTTAACCTCTCACCTCTCAACCTGGTGGGAAAGTACCCCGGCAGGAACGGTCTTCAGATGATGGTCCATATGGTGTTCAAG GTTGCTAAAATAATGCAGCCGTCTGTGGTGTGGATTGGAGATGCTGAAAAGATGTTTTATAAGAAGGTACCAAAAGAGGAGAAAGAG TTAGATCCAAAACGCCTGAAGAAAGATCTGCCGAAGGCCATGAAAGCGATCAAACCTGGAGATCGAGTACTCGTCATTGGAACGACTAGAGAGCCATTCCATGCTGATCTGAAATCCATATGCAAGGTTTTCAGTAAGATTGTCTTAATTCCACGACCTGACTACGCTTCAAGATTTG TAATGTGGCGTGAGCTGATCGTGAGGAACGGCGGGGAAATGAGCAGTGCCCTAGATATCAGCTCTCTGGCAAAGATCTCAGATGGCTACACGCAGGGTCAGATGGTGGAGGTGGTCCGTGGCCTCCTGACAGAGCGCCGCCTACAGCAGCTGCAGAGGAGACCCCTGACAGCGGCAGAGTTTGTATCCCCTCTTGCCAAGATGGACCCTGTGTTCCAGGCTGAGGAAGAAGCCCTCAAA GACTGGTACGCCAAGACTCCAATGGGCAGGAAACGAGTTAAAGCAGCCTCAGGCAAGGAAGGTGAAGACGAGCCTCCAGTCAAGGCAGGCAAAGATGgcaagaagaaaggaaaaaagtag
- the alkal1 gene encoding ALK and LTK ligand 1 isoform X3, protein MQAERKWHVLLSVLLLLMTSGHCADGRDAELLAERRTLLHLILRVIGDSQRDKPASRRVTSGLLSVSQDYRFSSRERSVYVPKEDSSRTVGPVKYSSECTTHFLRLYHNTRDCSKPAYYRRCTRLLTRLAMSPLCTQS, encoded by the exons ATGCAGGCTGAGAGGAAATGGCACGTCCTCCTGAGCGTCCTCCTGCTGCTCATGACCTCGGGACACTGCGCGGACGGCCGGGACGCGGAGCTGCTGGCCGAGAGAAGGACCCTGCTGCATCTAATCTTGCGAGTCATCGGGGACAGTCAGCGGGACAAGCCTGCGTCCCGGCGCGTCACCAGTGGCCTGCTCTCCGTGTCGCAGGACTACCGGTTCTCCTCGCGCGAGAGGTCCGTCTACGTCCCCAAAGAGGACAGCAGCAGGACAGTGG GTCCAGTCAAGTACTCATCGGAGTGCACAACACATTTTCTTAGACTTTACCACAACACGAGGGATTGTTCAAAGCCAGCAT ATTACAGAAGATGTACAAGATTGCTAACGCGATTAGCAATGAGCCCTCTCTGCACACAGTCATAG
- the alkal1 gene encoding ALK and LTK ligand 1 isoform X1, with the protein MQAERKWHVLLSVLLLLMTSGHCADGRDAELLAERRTLLHLILRVIGDSQRDKPASRRVTSGLLSVSQDYRFSSRERSVYVPKEDSSRTVEVVPRDISLKEKFLTHFTAGPVKYSSECTTHFLRLYHNTRDCSKPAYYRRCTRLLTRLAMSPLCTQS; encoded by the exons ATGCAGGCTGAGAGGAAATGGCACGTCCTCCTGAGCGTCCTCCTGCTGCTCATGACCTCGGGACACTGCGCGGACGGCCGGGACGCGGAGCTGCTGGCCGAGAGAAGGACCCTGCTGCATCTAATCTTGCGAGTCATCGGGGACAGTCAGCGGGACAAGCCTGCGTCCCGGCGCGTCACCAGTGGCCTGCTCTCCGTGTCGCAGGACTACCGGTTCTCCTCGCGCGAGAGGTCCGTCTACGTCCCCAAAGAGGACAGCAGCAGGACAGTGG AGGTTGTTCCAAGGGATATTAGCCTGAAAGAAAAGTTCTTAACACATTTTACAG cagGTCCAGTCAAGTACTCATCGGAGTGCACAACACATTTTCTTAGACTTTACCACAACACGAGGGATTGTTCAAAGCCAGCAT ATTACAGAAGATGTACAAGATTGCTAACGCGATTAGCAATGAGCCCTCTCTGCACACAGTCATAG
- the alkal1 gene encoding ALK and LTK ligand 1 isoform X2, with the protein MQAERKWHVLLSVLLLLMTSGHCADGRDAELLAERRTLLHLILRVIGDSQRDKPASRRVTSGLLSVSQDYRFSSRERSVYVPKEDSSRTVAGPVKYSSECTTHFLRLYHNTRDCSKPAYYRRCTRLLTRLAMSPLCTQS; encoded by the exons ATGCAGGCTGAGAGGAAATGGCACGTCCTCCTGAGCGTCCTCCTGCTGCTCATGACCTCGGGACACTGCGCGGACGGCCGGGACGCGGAGCTGCTGGCCGAGAGAAGGACCCTGCTGCATCTAATCTTGCGAGTCATCGGGGACAGTCAGCGGGACAAGCCTGCGTCCCGGCGCGTCACCAGTGGCCTGCTCTCCGTGTCGCAGGACTACCGGTTCTCCTCGCGCGAGAGGTCCGTCTACGTCCCCAAAGAGGACAGCAGCAGGACAGTGG cagGTCCAGTCAAGTACTCATCGGAGTGCACAACACATTTTCTTAGACTTTACCACAACACGAGGGATTGTTCAAAGCCAGCAT ATTACAGAAGATGTACAAGATTGCTAACGCGATTAGCAATGAGCCCTCTCTGCACACAGTCATAG